From Methanobrevibacter sp., the proteins below share one genomic window:
- a CDS encoding replication factor C large subunit has product MLWTDKYRPQTLDEVVGNNKEKKIILDWVGNWKNGNPQKPLLLVGPPGIGKTTLALVIAKEFSEHIELNASDKRSQDAIKSTIGESSSSRSLFGDEYKLIIMDEVDGIHGTNDRGGVRAIGEIIKNSKHPMILMANDFYSKRLQSIKPKCTVIKMPKIRSPSIRKALKEIAEKEEIKANPKALDLIAKKSNGDMRSAINTLQALADKDIVLEPKDVENLRTKDDRSDIFNAITGVLKSKNPVHVREALRVDEDPTLVMEYIAENIPREYTNKNEIKKAYENIAKADLYFGRARSSRNYGYWRYASDFMGIGVSSSKKETYKKFSKIQTPTIFTLMGRNRGKRNLRDGIAEKMFEKMHISHAVAISMFPYLEIMFQNDELAWEISDFLELEENEIKRFRKKKIPKKVITKMEKQKAQMRVEERDKRFEELQNQMMAMPEEIVEETQEEALPFEIDGISEEHAVEEAPVEEEPKEEVIEEPKKEDKEEKSKKKTDKQVSLFSF; this is encoded by the coding sequence ATGTTATGGACTGACAAATACCGACCGCAAACCTTGGATGAAGTGGTAGGTAATAATAAAGAGAAAAAAATAATCCTAGATTGGGTTGGAAACTGGAAAAACGGCAATCCTCAAAAGCCCCTTCTTTTAGTTGGACCACCGGGAATTGGAAAAACAACACTTGCACTTGTAATCGCTAAGGAGTTTTCAGAACATATTGAACTTAATGCAAGTGATAAACGTTCACAGGATGCTATCAAAAGTACCATTGGAGAGTCATCCTCATCAAGATCCCTGTTCGGAGACGAATACAAACTGATTATAATGGACGAAGTGGACGGTATTCACGGAACCAATGACCGTGGAGGAGTAAGGGCCATTGGAGAAATTATTAAAAATTCCAAACATCCAATGATACTGATGGCTAATGACTTCTATTCAAAACGTTTGCAATCCATTAAACCGAAATGTACTGTTATCAAAATGCCTAAAATCAGAAGTCCAAGTATCAGAAAGGCATTAAAGGAAATCGCAGAAAAAGAAGAAATTAAAGCTAATCCAAAAGCACTTGACCTGATTGCTAAAAAATCAAATGGTGACATGCGTTCTGCAATAAATACCCTCCAGGCTTTAGCTGACAAGGACATTGTGCTGGAGCCAAAAGATGTTGAAAATCTGCGTACCAAAGACGACAGATCAGACATATTCAATGCAATAACAGGCGTTTTAAAAAGTAAAAATCCTGTGCATGTAAGGGAAGCTTTAAGGGTTGACGAAGACCCTACACTGGTTATGGAATATATTGCGGAAAACATTCCGAGAGAATACACCAACAAAAATGAAATCAAAAAGGCATATGAAAACATAGCTAAAGCTGATTTATATTTCGGAAGAGCAAGAAGCAGCAGGAATTACGGTTACTGGAGATATGCAAGTGACTTTATGGGAATTGGAGTAAGTTCTTCCAAAAAAGAAACCTATAAAAAATTCTCCAAAATACAAACCCCTACAATTTTCACATTAATGGGACGTAACAGAGGCAAAAGAAACTTAAGGGATGGAATTGCAGAAAAGATGTTTGAAAAAATGCACATTTCACATGCTGTTGCAATTTCAATGTTTCCATACCTTGAAATCATGTTCCAGAATGACGAACTTGCATGGGAAATTTCTGACTTTTTAGAATTGGAAGAAAACGAAATAAAAAGATTCAGGAAAAAGAAAATCCCTAAAAAAGTCATAACCAAAATGGAAAAACAAAAAGCTCAAATGAGAGTTGAAGAGAGGGACAAGAGGTTTGAAGAGCTTCAAAATCAAATGATGGCCATGCCTGAAGAGATTGTTGAAGAGACTCAAGAAGAAGCGCTTCCATTTGAAATAGATGGAATCAGCGAAGAACATGCTGTTGAAGAAGCTCCTGTTGAGGAAGAACCAAAAGAAGAAGTTATTGAAGAACCTAAAAAAGAAGATAAAGAAGAAAAATCTAAAAAGAAAACTGATAAACAGGTGTCTCTTTTTAGTTTTTAA
- a CDS encoding ATPase, producing the protein MDLMFDISGLASEEEKFSTSKKDVLKYLKIIGVDTRFISYTPQKIYINSLRFSKFSRAREKTFYKQYPDIEIVRNSLFQKICSRSAKLLTLEIKPNSTILMPEDNFLCELLLEPYTRKYGVKLVYEGDYDLKVNPLILDDKVNSIFEGIFNGEGLNLVNDENEIYPLANVSLEWINSFLEMDGQELIEKENDNDLANSFSEFLEDVAPQFRENVVSASEFIEIKLKNKN; encoded by the coding sequence ATGGATTTAATGTTTGATATTTCAGGATTGGCTTCTGAAGAAGAGAAATTTTCAACATCTAAAAAGGATGTATTGAAATACTTAAAAATAATTGGAGTAGATACCCGTTTTATTTCATACACTCCCCAAAAAATTTATATCAATTCTTTAAGGTTTTCCAAGTTTTCAAGAGCACGTGAAAAAACATTTTATAAACAGTATCCTGATATCGAAATAGTCAGAAACAGCCTATTTCAAAAAATATGCTCCAGATCAGCCAAGCTATTGACATTGGAAATTAAACCAAACTCTACAATACTGATGCCTGAAGACAATTTCCTATGCGAATTGCTTCTTGAGCCCTATACCAGAAAATATGGTGTTAAACTGGTTTATGAAGGAGATTACGATTTAAAAGTCAATCCGTTAATCTTGGATGATAAAGTTAATTCAATCTTTGAAGGAATTTTCAACGGTGAAGGCTTAAATCTAGTCAATGATGAAAATGAAATATATCCTTTAGCTAATGTTTCACTGGAATGGATTAATTCATTTTTAGAAATGGATGGTCAGGAATTAATTGAAAAAGAAAATGATAATGATTTGGCCAATTCATTTTCGGAATTTTTAGAGGATGTTGCTCCCCAGTTCCGTGAGAATGTGGTTAGCGCATCCGAGTTCATTGAAATTAAATTAAAAAATAAAAATTAA
- a CDS encoding shikimate dehydrogenase encodes MNIKGSTNIVGLIGHPVEHSFSPPMHNAAFKALNMDYAYVAFDVNPSNLKSAINGAQSLNIKGFNVTIPHKIDVMQYLEELDEVAELIGAVNTIDFKNLKGYNTDGIGAIKAIEEVSSVKGKNIVVAGAGGASRAISFYLAKYGAGSITILNRNVDKSKRLAGDVLASGLISDVNADSISEISSCLNDADILVNTTPLGMHPNVEGSVATSEDMHDDLVVFDAVYNPHETLLLKEAIKAGAKPVYGIKMLLYQGAESFRIWTGRQPPIDVMEDALKQYLGR; translated from the coding sequence ATGAATATTAAAGGCAGTACAAATATCGTAGGTTTGATAGGTCATCCTGTGGAACATAGCTTTTCACCGCCGATGCATAATGCAGCATTTAAAGCATTGAACATGGATTATGCTTATGTTGCTTTTGATGTCAATCCTTCAAATTTAAAATCAGCAATTAACGGTGCACAATCATTAAATATCAAAGGTTTCAATGTAACAATTCCTCATAAAATTGATGTGATGCAGTATTTGGAGGAACTTGATGAAGTTGCAGAATTGATAGGTGCCGTAAACACAATAGATTTTAAAAATCTAAAAGGTTACAATACCGATGGAATAGGGGCTATAAAAGCTATTGAAGAGGTCAGTTCAGTTAAAGGTAAGAATATTGTAGTTGCAGGTGCGGGAGGCGCTTCAAGAGCAATATCCTTTTACCTTGCAAAATATGGGGCAGGTTCAATAACAATACTGAACAGGAATGTGGACAAGTCTAAAAGGCTGGCGGGTGATGTTTTGGCATCCGGTTTAATCAGTGATGTTAATGCAGATTCAATTTCTGAAATTTCCAGCTGTTTAAATGATGCGGATATTCTGGTCAACACAACTCCTCTGGGCATGCATCCTAATGTTGAGGGGTCAGTTGCCACATCTGAAGATATGCATGATGATTTAGTTGTTTTTGATGCAGTTTACAATCCTCATGAAACATTACTTTTAAAGGAAGCCATTAAAGCCGGAGCCAAACCGGTTTATGGAATTAAGATGTTACTTTACCAGGGAGCTGAAAGCTTTAGGATATGGACTGGCAGGCAACCTCCGATAGATGTAATGGAAGATGCTTTAAAACAATATTTGGGAAGATAA